ATTTATTGAAAAAGCCAAATCTAATCCGACAGAACCATATGGACTGCCGATATCAACCTCATTTTCAGACTGAAGCACCGCAAAATAAGTAGTTCTATTCCGCATTTCATCTTTTCTTTTTGAATAATCCCACCCCCTTTTTTTAGCTGGCAAATCTGGAGAAGAAGCCACGGCAATACTTGCCTCAGAAGCTGACGGTACGGATACGGTATTGTCTCCATTGTCGCAGCCTGCCAATATCAAGACTGAAATCGTAAAAAATATTAAATGTTTCACAATCAAATTCCCTTATCAAAGATAGTCAAATGTTATATTTTTGTAAATTATTTGACAATCATTTTCTTTCTGTTTACATTCAGTTTCACGAGGCGTCGAAAACCTCTTAGCAAACGGCATTCACCCCGTCAGCGTGAATTTTTTACGTCCATTCGATTCTTTGGTTTCCTTTGTTGTTTGTTTCGATACCACCGAAGTTTCCTATGGTCGGGAGGGCTGCGAATACAAGACCCGCTTCCAGCGGGGAATAAGCACGGCCCATTTGCTAGGGTTTTCGAACCTCCCGACCGCCCATTTCGGGCAACTTCGAATGTATAGCAAAGGAAACTTCATCATGAACCAAGTTCAAAACATCTCTTTCCACGGCCAAACCGTATCCGTTTTTTCCCAAAACAACCAACACTACGTCGCCATGAAGCCGATCGTTGAAAATATCGGCTTGGATTGGGTCTCACAACATAAAAAAATCCAACGCAGCGAAATCTTAAATTCAACTATGGTCATGATGACCATAGTTGCAGAAGACGGCAAAAAACGTGAAATGCTCTGTCTGCCATTAGACTACCTCAACGGCTGGCTTTTCGGCGTTGATGCTCAGCGTGTGAAACCGGAAATCCGCGAACGCCTGCTGACCTACCAACGCGAATGCTTCCGCGTATTGAACGACCATTTCAACCGCCCGCGCGAACAGCTTACCGTCCCCGCGATTCCTGATCCGTTCCGAATCAAAGAGGAGGATGCGCGCCATGAGATGCAGAAAATATTCTTCACCATCGAGTCTGCGCTGCATGATAACGGTGTGATGCACCCGGATACGTTCCGCGATTACAGCCACGGGAAAACGGGCAAACGGGTCATCAGTCTGAACTTCTGGAAAATGTCGCTGGTCATCCGCCGTATCATTGAGGATATTCCGAAAATGGTTATCGACCGCAGCCCTGAAGTGCGCCGCCTGATTGACGAGGCGCGATATGATTTGAACTGCGATGCGCTGCCCGCGCCGGAGGAAAATCAGTCTGCTGCTCCTAAGAAGCCTGCCGATTCAAGCGATGCCCAATGCAGAAAACGCGAGATTGCGGAAAGCCACAAATCCGCCATCGCCCGCCTGCTGACATACGACGGAGACAAATCGGCAATCGGGCTGGCGGAATGCGCGGCGGCAAACGAAATCATCAATCTGTCCAGGGTAGTCAGCGACGCCTATGAAAACTTTATGTTCTCCAATGAAAACCAAAATTTGACGGACGAGGATTTCAAATGTGCGATGCTTGAATTGGCGCGCCTGAAAAATACGGTGATGGAGCTGTCCTGCTGCTGATTTTTTGCTGTCCGATTATGCCGTCTGATGGGTTTCAGACGGCATTTTTGTTATAATATGCGCTTAAAAATTAAAGCCCTGCGGACTCCGACGGGGCTAGGGATGGTCGGTGCGCGAAGAAATCGACTGATAAATGACTATTGATGATTTGCTTGCCCGTTGGGGCTTTTGGCGTTCGGTTCGGGATGATAACGGACTGGGTTATGCAACCAGTGCGGCAAACCGTGCAATGGCAGGCGATGCGAATACGGGCGGAACGCGTCCGTTGCTGCCTTATGGGGTGGACGCGGATTCGGTGTTTTCTGCGGTGGACAGGGTGGTGATGGGTTTGCCGCGCTTCCATCAAGAGGTGCTTAAGGTGCAGTATTCGGGCGGATTCGCTACCCGTAGTGCGAAAGTCAAGGAATGCGGGTGCAGCGGGGCTTCGTTCTACCGCTATCTTTCGGACGCTGAAGCTATGCTGGCTGTGCGTTTGAGGGACGGTGAGGTGGGCAGGCTGTTAAACGGCCGTTAAAAAAGGCTTGCAATCTTGAGACTGGAATGTTTAAATTATGGAAAACTGCGGTTTCGTGCGTTCAGGTGCGATGCCGCGTTTTTTTTTTCATCTCATTTCCTTTCGGTTGAAACCCCGCCCTTTAGGGCGGTAGAATCAGAATTTATTTGGGAGGGGCGTAACCCCTTCCAAACCAGGACGGCACATAGGGCGACGCTTTATGTGTCGTCCTGTGTGTTGAAACGTCATTTGTTGAATCCTTATCTGTTATTAAAGGTCGTCTGAATTTCAGACGACCTTTCTTTTTGGAGATGTCATGCCGGCAATTCGTGTCGATGTCAGCAAAATGGTCGCACGCTTGGATGATGTCCGGCGCCGACAAGTCCCGTTTGCCGCTAAAAATGCGGTGAACAAACTGGCTGCACAGGCAATCGGCAATCTGCAAGATGAAATGAGGGATTCGTTCTTCAACCCGAAGCCGTGGACGTTGAATAGTCTGTTTGTCAGACAGTATGCAACCAAGGAGGAATTGACCGCCGTGGTCGATTTCAAGGACGGTGCAAAGGATAGAAGCGCGGGCAGATATCTGACGGCGCAAATTTATGGTGGGAGCCGTCGGGCGAAAGGTATCGAGGCGTTTCTGGTTTCGCGGGGATTGATGCCCGCGGGGTATCGGATTGTGCCGTCAGATGTGGTAAGGCTTGACCGTTTCGGCAATATCACGCTGGCTGCGTTTCGGGCAATGGTGCGCGGATTGAACGACGGGACGCATTTCGCCCTGCTTAAACGACGCGGCAAGCTGCCTGCGGGAATTTATAAGCGACAAAAAAGAAAAGTAAAAGCCTTGGTTGTGTATGTGTCAGCGGCACAGTATGAAAAACGTCTCCGGTATTTTGAGGTTGCGGAACAAGCTGTCGTCAGTAATCAGCAGGCAGTCTTTGCCGAAGAACTTGAAAAAGCATTCGCCACAGCCCGATAAGGTACTTCCCGGACTTTCAGCCACGCGGGTAATTCGAGCCGCGATTTCTGTTAAGCGACAGGTTTGTATGGGTTGCTTGCTGGGTTAATGAGGAACTGACATGAAAGTGAATAAAAGACAGCTTGCCGATATTGTCGGTGTTACGGAACAGGCTTTGACCAACTGGCAGAAAGAAGGTCTGCCGGTGGCGGCCTATGCAGATAAAAACGGGCTTGCGAATGAATACGATACCGTTGCGGTTATCCGCTGGATGTTTCAGCGGGAACTGGAACGGCTGAACAAGGAAAAGCCGCGCGATCGGCTGGATAGGGTGAAGGCTGAATTGGCTGAACTAGAGCGGGACGAAAAATTAGGACAGCTTGCGCCGGCCGCGATGTTTGAGCGCGCATGGGGCGACCATGTTTTAGCGGCGCGGACGGAATTTTTAACGATGCCCGAGCAGTTGGCGGCTGAACTGACGGCGACGTCGGGCGTGGAAATAGACCCTGATACCATTGCGGCGTACATCAACAGGGCGTTGGAAAAATTATCGAATTACGGAGCAGAAAACGATGGAGATGACAGCCGCAACCATGCAGGCGCGGATGGCTGAAACGGTGGCGCGGGTGTTGCGGCAGGCGTGCCGGAAATGGGCACCGCCGCGCAAGATTAAAACCCGCGACTGGGCGAAAAAGTACCGCTATCTTTCCAGCATAGAGGCCGCCCGACCGGGCAAATACGTTTTGGACGTAACACCGTATCTGGCATGGGAAAACAGCCCGCTTGATGCGCTGGATGACCCGTCCGTGCAAGTGGTTGTTTGCCAGAAATCGGCGCAAGTGGCGTGGACTTCGGGTGTGTTGGGTAACTTTTTGGGCAAATCCATCGATGCCGAACCCAGTCCGATACTGGTTCTGTTCCCGAAAGAGGGGGCGGCTAAAGAGTACATGGACGAAAAATTCGTTCCGATGGTCGAAGCGACGCCCGCCTTGCGCGAGAAAGTCGATACCCGTATCCGTGCGCAAGGGCAGCGGCAGTTGTTCAAGAAATTCCCCGGCGGTTTTCTGAAGCTGGTGGGCAGTAACAGCCCCGCCAGTGTGAAATCGTCGCCGGTGCCGATTGTGTGTGTGGAGGAGCCGGACGACTGTAACCTGAACCTGCGCGGTCAGGGCGACAGTATCAAGCTGGCAAAGGAGCGCACCAAAACCTACCGCCGACCGAAAATCGTATTAGGCGGCACGCCGACTATTGCGGGCGTCTCGACAATCGCCGCCGAAATGGAGTTGTCGGACAAGCGCGTCGGCATGGTGCCGTGCCACGAATGCGGCGAAGCCCATGTGTTGAGCTTCGATTACCTTTCTTGCGACGAAGACCCGAACGGCAACCATCCCGTTTTCGGCAAAAAGCTGCCGGAAACGGCGCATTACACCTGCCCGAACTGCGGCGCGGTGTGGAACGACATGCAGAAAAACCGTAATGTGCGTCGCGGTTGGTGGCAGGCGACCGCGCCTTTTCACGGCACGGCAGGTTTCTACCTGAACGAGCTATACAGCCCGTTCCCCGGCAGTGTGTTTTCCGAACTGATGAAAAAATGGTTGACCGCGCAATACGAAGCGGACAACGGCGATATATCGCCGATGATTGCCTTCGTCAATTCGTCCATCGGAATCCCGTTCGAAATGACCAATGACGGCGTGAAGGAAGACGACCTGGCAGAACGCGGCGAAGACTACGCCGAAAACACCGTTCCGCGCGGCGGCCTGATTCTGACTATGGGCGTGGACGTGCAACATGACCGGCTGGCCGTCATCATCCGCGCATGGGGGCGCGGCGAGGAAAGCTGGCTGGTTTGGTGGGGCGAAATCCACGGCAACACGGTGGACGTCAAATCCGACGTGTGGCGCAAACTGGCCGAGATGATATTTCAGACGGCCTACAAGCACGAAACCGGTGCGGGAATGAAAATAGCGGCGGTATCGATAGACAGTTCGGACGGCAATACCTCCGACGCGGTGTATCACTTTGTGCGCGGCTGCCGTGGCGTGAAAGCGGTGAATGTGATGGCGGTCAAGGGCAGCACCAACCCCGATAAAGAGATTTTCAGTCGGGCGCGGGCGATTGACTTGAAGCACAAAAACACCAAGGCCGACAAATTCGGCGTGCAGGTGTACAGCGTCGGCGTATCGCGGGCGAAGGACTTGCTGATAGACGAGCATGCGCGCATCAATCTGGAAGGAAGCGGGGCAGGGCGGATGCACTTTTACAAAGATGTCCGCGCCGACTACTGCGGCCAGTTGTTGAGCGAAGTCAAAGTACCCAGCCGCATGAACAAGCACAAAAAGGTTTGGCAGAAAAAAGTCGGCGTACGAAACGAGGCATTGGACTGCGAAGTCTATGCCCTGCACGCCGCCCGCTCGGTCGGCACGCATACCATGTCGGCGGCAAAATGGGCGTTATACGAAAACGCGCTGTTGCAGTCGGAACTGTTTGCCGAACCGAAACCCGTCGAACAGGTACAGGAAAAAACGAGGGCGGACAGCGGCAGCGGTTTTGCGGCAACCAGACGCCGTAAGGGTGGTAACTTCGTTACCAATTATTGATTTAGGCCGTCTGAATAGATGGCTGTCCAGCCGGTTAAGCGTCAACCGGACGTCAGAAAACGCTTTTCTGCTACATTTCAGATTAGGGCTTGATACGACGTTGCCCGAAGTTAGAGGGTGCGGCCAAGGTTTGCGGCCGCCTTTTAAGTGCAAACCAAGAAAAAGGCCGTCTGAACAGCAGATTTCAGACGGCCTTTATACGGCTGTAACCATGAACGAGAAAGAACAGGTTCTATCACACATTCGGACGCATCCGGGTTGCACATCGACCGGTGTTGCCAATGAGGTGTATGGAAAGCAGAAGTGGAGCGGCTGGATTCTTGCCCGCCGCGATATTGATACGCTGATTGAGGAAGGCTTGGTGGAAGAGCGTTTCGAGGAAGGCGTCAGTAAATTTTATGCAAAAGAGGCCGTCTGAAAATGAACGGTAATGAGTATGCGGTAGAGCTTGAAGAAGCGCGAGAAATTCTGAACAGCCTTCGAAAAGCCTACAAGGAACATGCGGCAGGCAGGGGCATGACCAAGCGGTACAAAATCAAAGACCGCGAAATGGAATTTTCCAGCCTTGCCGATTTGTTGAAGCAGATACGGTTCTGGCAGCGGGAAATTACGCGGCTGGAAGCGGCGGCGGGTGTTTCCCCGCGCCGTTCAGGCCGTATCATCACGCGATTTTAGGATGAGCTATGGCAAAACAATCAAATGCCGCGCCGCAAAAGCGCGGTTTTTTTGCGCGTTTGTTCGGCAGGCGGGAAGCCGTTCCGAAAACAGCCCGCCGCAGCTTTGCAGGGGCGCGTCCGGGCGGATCGCTGGCTTTATGGCAGCCGCAAAACTGGTCGGCGGACGCCTTGGCGCGGTCAGACCTTGACCGCCTGCGCGCCCGCGCCCGCAGCCTTGCTCGCGACAACGACTACATGCGCAAGTTTTTGAACATGGTCGAAAGCAACGTTATCGGGCGCGATGGTTTTGCCCTGCAAATGCGTGTTTTGCTGGAAAACGCCGACAAGCCCGATGCCTTGGCGAACAAGGCCATCGAGGCAGCGTTTTCCCGCTGGGCGCGGCGCGGTGTGTGCGACGTTACCGGCCAGATGTCTTTTACCGACCTGCAACGGCTGCTGATTCGCAGCGTGGCGCGGGACGGCGAAGTGCTGATTCGTCATATTTCAGGGTTTGACAATGATTACGGCTATGCGTTGCAGGTGCTGGATATTGACCGTTTGGATACGGGATACAACGTTCCGCAGCAAAACGGGCGTAACGCCGTGCGCATGGGTGTCGAGCTAAACAGCTATTCCCGTCCTGTGGCGTACTGGTTGCGGACGGCGCATCCGGGCGAATCATACGGACAGACGAATACGGGCAATTTGCGCGAACGGGTGCCGGCAGCGCAAATCAGCCATATTTTCCTGCATGACCGCCCAGAGCAGCGGCGCGGCTTTCCGTGGGTG
The DNA window shown above is from Neisseria sicca and carries:
- a CDS encoding phage antirepressor N-terminal domain-containing protein, coding for MNQVQNISFHGQTVSVFSQNNQHYVAMKPIVENIGLDWVSQHKKIQRSEILNSTMVMMTIVAEDGKKREMLCLPLDYLNGWLFGVDAQRVKPEIRERLLTYQRECFRVLNDHFNRPREQLTVPAIPDPFRIKEEDARHEMQKIFFTIESALHDNGVMHPDTFRDYSHGKTGKRVISLNFWKMSLVIRRIIEDIPKMVIDRSPEVRRLIDEARYDLNCDALPAPEENQSAAPKKPADSSDAQCRKREIAESHKSAIARLLTYDGDKSAIGLAECAAANEIINLSRVVSDAYENFMFSNENQNLTDEDFKCAMLELARLKNTVMELSCC
- a CDS encoding terminase small subunit, with translation MKVNKRQLADIVGVTEQALTNWQKEGLPVAAYADKNGLANEYDTVAVIRWMFQRELERLNKEKPRDRLDRVKAELAELERDEKLGQLAPAAMFERAWGDHVLAARTEFLTMPEQLAAELTATSGVEIDPDTIAAYINRALEKLSNYGAENDGDDSRNHAGADG
- a CDS encoding phage terminase large subunit family protein — translated: MTAATMQARMAETVARVLRQACRKWAPPRKIKTRDWAKKYRYLSSIEAARPGKYVLDVTPYLAWENSPLDALDDPSVQVVVCQKSAQVAWTSGVLGNFLGKSIDAEPSPILVLFPKEGAAKEYMDEKFVPMVEATPALREKVDTRIRAQGQRQLFKKFPGGFLKLVGSNSPASVKSSPVPIVCVEEPDDCNLNLRGQGDSIKLAKERTKTYRRPKIVLGGTPTIAGVSTIAAEMELSDKRVGMVPCHECGEAHVLSFDYLSCDEDPNGNHPVFGKKLPETAHYTCPNCGAVWNDMQKNRNVRRGWWQATAPFHGTAGFYLNELYSPFPGSVFSELMKKWLTAQYEADNGDISPMIAFVNSSIGIPFEMTNDGVKEDDLAERGEDYAENTVPRGGLILTMGVDVQHDRLAVIIRAWGRGEESWLVWWGEIHGNTVDVKSDVWRKLAEMIFQTAYKHETGAGMKIAAVSIDSSDGNTSDAVYHFVRGCRGVKAVNVMAVKGSTNPDKEIFSRARAIDLKHKNTKADKFGVQVYSVGVSRAKDLLIDEHARINLEGSGAGRMHFYKDVRADYCGQLLSEVKVPSRMNKHKKVWQKKVGVRNEALDCEVYALHAARSVGTHTMSAAKWALYENALLQSELFAEPKPVEQVQEKTRADSGSGFAATRRRKGGNFVTNY